A genomic window from Leptolyngbya sp. BL0902 includes:
- a CDS encoding HU family DNA-binding protein produces the protein MNKGELIDKVAEKASANLDKTITKKDVDSVITATIDAIMEAVAEGKKVTLVGFGSFEPRERKEREGRNPKTGDTMVIPATTVPAFSAGKLFKEKVAK, from the coding sequence ATGAATAAAGGCGAACTCATTGATAAGGTGGCCGAGAAAGCCTCTGCAAACCTGGACAAAACCATCACCAAAAAAGATGTGGACTCTGTGATTACGGCCACTATCGACGCCATCATGGAAGCGGTAGCCGAGGGCAAGAAAGTGACCCTGGTGGGCTTTGGTTCCTTTGAACCCCGCGAGCGCAAGGAGCGGGAAGGTCGCAACCCCAAAACCGGAGACACCATGGTGATTCCGGCCACCACCGTTCCGGCCTTTTCCGCTGGCAAATTGTTCAAAGAAAAAGTGGCCAAGTAA
- a CDS encoding NADPH-dependent FMN reductase: MTRQPKLLAFSGSLRKNSLNSLLVQVTAAGAAQAGAEVTTLHLKDFPMPLYDQDWFDEHGFPESVLKLKGLMKAADGFLIASPEYNGSLTGALKNMIDWVSRAEEGEAPLALSCFVGKTAAIMATSPGGLGGLRGLNHLRQILEGVGVLVIPAQQAVPGAFQVFNESGHLTNDVQRQSILDLGATLAQTTGKLI; encoded by the coding sequence ATGACACGTCAACCCAAATTACTGGCTTTTTCGGGCAGTTTGCGGAAAAACTCCCTGAATAGTCTCCTAGTCCAGGTCACTGCCGCCGGGGCTGCCCAGGCCGGGGCTGAAGTCACCACCCTGCACCTCAAAGACTTCCCCATGCCCCTCTACGACCAAGACTGGTTTGATGAGCACGGCTTTCCTGAATCCGTCCTAAAGCTCAAGGGGCTGATGAAGGCGGCGGATGGCTTTTTAATTGCCTCGCCAGAGTACAACGGCTCCCTCACCGGAGCCCTAAAAAACATGATTGACTGGGTCTCCCGTGCCGAGGAAGGAGAAGCCCCCCTAGCCCTGAGCTGCTTCGTGGGCAAAACGGCGGCGATTATGGCCACCTCCCCCGGTGGGCTGGGTGGCCTGCGGGGGCTAAACCACCTGCGCCAAATTTTGGAAGGGGTAGGCGTGCTAGTAATTCCGGCTCAGCAGGCGGTGCCCGGTGCCTTCCAGGTGTTCAACGAAAGCGGCCACCTCACCAACGACGTCCAGCGGCAGAGCATCCTCGACCTAGGGGCGACCCTGGCCCAAACCACGGGCAAGTTGATCTAA
- a CDS encoding CDGSH iron-sulfur domain-containing protein, producing MAEPVIADTKPVVTTLEAGDYYWCTCGQSANQPFCDGGHKGTDFTPMKFTLETQKQVALCACKGTANPPFCDGAHTKL from the coding sequence ATGGCTGAACCTGTCATTGCCGATACCAAACCCGTTGTCACCACCCTCGAAGCAGGCGACTACTACTGGTGCACCTGCGGCCAATCCGCCAACCAGCCCTTCTGCGATGGGGGCCACAAGGGCACAGACTTCACCCCCATGAAGTTCACCCTAGAAACCCAGAAGCAGGTAGCACTCTGCGCCTGCAAGGGCACGGCCAACCCACCCTTCTGTGATGGTGCCCACACCAAACTATAA
- a CDS encoding pirin family protein translates to MITIRPSSERGSANFGWLDTRHSFSFSNYYDPRYMGFGPLRVINEDKISPSQGFGTHGHRDMEIVTYVLKGALEHKDSLGNGSIIRPGDVQRMSAGTGIMHSEFNASETDPVHLLQIWLLPATSGIEPGYEQIYIAPADKQGHLRLIGSQDGRDGSVTIHQDVSLYSAVLGDGDQVSHTLAEGRVAWLQVAQGSLELNGQTLTAGDGAAIQDLQDLTLASTAPETELLLFDMVA, encoded by the coding sequence ATGATTACGATCCGTCCGTCCAGCGAACGAGGATCCGCCAACTTTGGCTGGTTAGATACTCGCCATTCCTTTTCCTTCAGCAACTACTACGACCCTCGATATATGGGGTTTGGGCCACTGCGGGTCATCAACGAAGATAAGATCAGCCCCAGCCAAGGTTTTGGTACCCATGGCCACCGGGATATGGAAATTGTTACCTACGTGCTGAAGGGTGCCCTAGAGCACAAAGATAGCCTGGGGAATGGATCCATCATTCGCCCTGGGGACGTGCAGCGGATGTCGGCGGGGACGGGCATCATGCACAGCGAATTTAATGCATCGGAAACCGACCCGGTGCATTTGCTGCAAATTTGGCTGCTGCCCGCCACCAGCGGCATCGAACCGGGCTACGAGCAAATTTATATCGCCCCCGCCGACAAGCAGGGCCACCTGCGCCTGATTGGATCCCAGGATGGCCGTGATGGATCGGTGACAATTCATCAGGATGTCAGCCTCTATAGCGCGGTGCTGGGCGACGGCGATCAGGTCAGCCACACCCTCGCCGAGGGCCGCGTTGCTTGGCTTCAGGTGGCCCAGGGGTCGCTAGAACTCAACGGCCAAACCCTCACCGCTGGCGATGGGGCCGCGATTCAAGACCTGCAAGACCTCACTTTAGCTAGCACGGCCCCCGAAACTGAGCTGCTGCTGTTTGATATGGTCGCCTAA
- a CDS encoding LysR family transcriptional regulator: protein MDKFESIRAFTQVVESGGFAAAARQMGLSRSAVNKLVISLEESLQTQLLHRTTRRVSTTAAGRAFYERCLNILADLEEAELALSRLQEEPRGSLRVNAPMTFGILHLGPLLAEFITQYPDLQVELSLNDRFIDPIDEGFDVTVRIAAAPGAASLIAHRLAPCPMVICAAPSYLQRRGTPIQPSDLEHHACLHYGHRTQDNTWTLTSTDQAPVTISIHGPLCCNNGEVLKQAALAGLGIVLMPRFIVEDALRRGQLQPILTSFCPPENQIFALYPINRHLSVKVKALVEFLQQRLSHRPEESAAKGEVR, encoded by the coding sequence ATGGACAAATTCGAGAGCATCCGCGCCTTTACCCAAGTGGTGGAATCCGGCGGCTTTGCCGCTGCGGCCCGTCAGATGGGGCTATCGCGGTCGGCGGTCAACAAACTGGTCATCAGTTTGGAGGAATCGCTGCAAACGCAACTGCTGCACCGCACCACGCGGCGAGTCTCCACCACGGCGGCGGGGCGAGCTTTCTATGAGCGTTGCCTGAATATCTTGGCGGATTTAGAAGAAGCGGAGCTAGCTCTATCGCGCTTGCAGGAAGAACCTAGGGGCAGCCTGCGGGTGAATGCGCCCATGACCTTTGGGATTTTGCACCTAGGGCCGCTATTGGCAGAATTTATCACGCAATATCCTGATTTACAGGTAGAGCTAAGCCTAAACGACCGCTTTATTGACCCCATTGACGAAGGGTTTGATGTAACTGTCCGCATTGCCGCTGCCCCCGGTGCCGCCAGCCTCATTGCCCATCGTCTGGCCCCTTGTCCGATGGTGATTTGTGCGGCCCCCAGCTACCTACAGCGGCGCGGCACTCCCATCCAGCCCAGCGACCTAGAACACCACGCCTGCCTCCACTACGGCCACCGCACCCAGGACAACACCTGGACACTGACCAGCACCGATCAAGCCCCGGTCACGATCTCCATCCACGGCCCCCTGTGCTGCAACAATGGCGAAGTGCTAAAGCAGGCTGCTCTGGCGGGGTTAGGCATTGTGCTAATGCCCCGGTTTATTGTGGAAGACGCCCTCCGTCGGGGGCAGCTTCAGCCCATTTTGACGAGCTTTTGCCCCCCAGAAAATCAGATTTTTGCGCTCTACCCCATCAACCGCCACCTGTCGGTAAAGGTGAAGGCGTTGGTTGAGTTCTTGCAGCAACGCCTGTCCCACAGGCCGGAGGAATCAGCGGCGAAGGGCGAGGTGCGATGA
- a CDS encoding mercuric reductase: MTSPPELQSPSVHPALAPLEGYNLTLQAAVQPPDWQNPTPADRYDLVVVGAGTAGLVTAAGTAGLGLGLRVALVEKNLMGGDCLNVGCVPSKAVLRSSRAVADMRQAASLGVQATGVRVDFAAVMDRMRRIRADISPHDSVERFSQLGIDVFLGAGRFVDSHTLEVAGQRLSFKKAVIATGARAHHPAVPGLGEADFLTHETIFSLTDCPPRLLVVGGGPIGCELAQALQRLGSQVTLIQRQGRLLPREDPEASAVLQRRFQAEGITLALGATLDRVEVTPTGKRAWCRPVGAAESPSQEEAALQTIEVDEILIAAGRVPNVDDLNLAAAGVRYDPRQGLIVNDYLQTSQPHIFAAGDVCMDWKFTHAADAAARLVIKNALFSPLGLGRSRLSQWVMPWVTYTDPEVAHVGLYAHEAEAQGIPHQTIAIPLSTVDRALTDGETEGFLHLLHKAGTDQILGATLVARHAGDIISELTLAITTGQGLNALSGVIHAYPTQAEIIKKAADAYRRTRLTPRTQGLLRFLTRLS, translated from the coding sequence ATGACCTCTCCTCCCGAACTTCAATCTCCCTCCGTTCACCCGGCCCTAGCGCCCCTGGAGGGCTACAACCTCACCCTGCAAGCGGCGGTGCAGCCCCCCGATTGGCAAAACCCCACCCCAGCGGATCGCTATGACCTAGTGGTGGTTGGGGCCGGAACGGCAGGGCTGGTAACGGCGGCGGGGACGGCGGGGCTGGGCTTGGGGCTGAGGGTGGCCCTCGTGGAAAAAAATCTGATGGGGGGCGATTGTTTAAACGTGGGCTGTGTGCCTTCTAAGGCGGTGCTGCGGTCGTCGCGGGCGGTGGCGGATATGCGGCAAGCGGCCTCCCTGGGGGTGCAGGCGACGGGGGTAAGGGTAGATTTTGCCGCCGTGATGGATCGCATGCGGCGGATTCGGGCCGACATTAGCCCCCACGATTCGGTGGAACGATTTAGCCAGCTCGGCATTGACGTGTTTTTAGGTGCAGGGCGGTTTGTGGATAGCCACACCCTTGAGGTTGCAGGCCAACGGCTGTCTTTTAAAAAAGCGGTCATTGCCACCGGGGCGAGGGCGCACCATCCCGCTGTGCCCGGTCTGGGGGAGGCAGACTTTTTGACCCACGAAACCATCTTTTCCCTAACGGATTGCCCCCCTCGGTTGCTGGTGGTGGGCGGCGGCCCCATCGGCTGCGAACTGGCCCAGGCATTGCAGCGGTTGGGCAGCCAAGTAACGCTGATCCAACGCCAGGGACGACTGCTGCCCCGCGAGGATCCCGAAGCCAGTGCCGTTCTCCAGCGGCGCTTCCAGGCCGAGGGCATCACCCTAGCCCTGGGGGCTACCCTGGATCGGGTGGAGGTGACACCCACGGGCAAGCGGGCCTGGTGCCGACCAGTGGGTGCGGCAGAGTCGCCATCCCAGGAAGAAGCTGCCCTTCAGACTATCGAGGTGGATGAGATTTTGATTGCTGCCGGACGGGTGCCCAATGTAGACGATCTCAACCTGGCGGCGGCGGGGGTGCGATACGACCCTCGGCAGGGGCTAATCGTCAACGACTATCTACAAACTAGCCAGCCCCACATTTTTGCCGCTGGCGATGTTTGTATGGACTGGAAATTTACCCACGCCGCCGATGCTGCCGCTCGCCTGGTCATTAAAAATGCCCTGTTTTCTCCCCTTGGTCTGGGGCGCAGCCGCCTCAGCCAATGGGTAATGCCCTGGGTGACGTACACCGATCCTGAAGTGGCCCACGTCGGTCTCTATGCCCACGAGGCCGAGGCCCAGGGCATTCCTCACCAAACCATTGCCATCCCGCTATCCACGGTGGATCGAGCGTTGACCGATGGTGAAACCGAGGGCTTTTTGCACCTCCTCCACAAAGCCGGAACTGACCAAATCCTCGGCGCAACCCTGGTGGCCCGCCATGCCGGAGATATCATCAGCGAACTCACCCTCGCCATCACCACCGGACAGGGACTCAATGCTCTCAGTGGCGTCATCCATGCCTACCCCACCCAGGCTGAGATCATCAAAAAAGCCGCCGATGCCTACCGCCGCACCCGCCTTACCCCGCGTACCCAGGGGCTGTTGCGGTTCCTGACCCGCCTGAGCTAG
- a CDS encoding winged helix-turn-helix domain-containing protein, with protein MKNPCHPRGPWVLRWGSLCLDSSQPQAYYGTTRLSLPPMQYRLLEILLRWTTTTLSARTLAERGWPDGPSPSQDKIRQQMQQLRQRLKEVGAPADFITMVPRQGYQLNPRYGDGAAGFLGEPPTIGALEGAAGKPELHHSEAHRAFLAEMAKDFSWLSTAPEIMQRVGEKVGHYLAITNCVFVEIDEAQNQAVVQYTWHTDEMPDVTGTYRISDFITEDFRRTAREGHPVVIHDTQNDGRIDGQRYAAFNIHTSVTVPFHRQGVWKYLFMVNAALARYWHSDEVQLIQEVANLTFLRLERAYAEQALQASEAKYRTLFNEMDEGYCIAEILFNGEGKPIDYRMVEANPRFEQLTALSLEVALSGRTMRDIAPELEEYWYEIYGHVALTGESTRFEQQVRHWGRWYDVYAFRIGAPENR; from the coding sequence ATGAAAAACCCTTGTCATCCTCGCGGCCCTTGGGTTTTGCGGTGGGGATCCCTATGTTTAGATTCTAGTCAGCCCCAGGCCTATTACGGAACCACTCGGCTGTCGCTCCCACCAATGCAGTATCGGCTGCTGGAGATTTTACTGCGCTGGACCACGACCACGCTGAGTGCCCGCACGCTGGCGGAGCGAGGTTGGCCCGATGGCCCTTCCCCCAGCCAGGATAAGATTCGTCAGCAGATGCAGCAACTCCGGCAGAGGCTGAAGGAGGTTGGTGCCCCGGCAGATTTTATTACCATGGTGCCTCGACAGGGGTATCAACTGAACCCGCGCTATGGCGATGGGGCTGCTGGTTTTCTGGGCGAACCACCAACAATAGGAGCGTTAGAAGGTGCGGCAGGGAAGCCAGAACTTCACCACTCCGAGGCTCATAGGGCGTTTTTGGCGGAGATGGCGAAGGACTTTTCTTGGCTGTCTACGGCCCCAGAGATTATGCAGCGCGTGGGCGAAAAGGTGGGCCATTATCTGGCGATTACCAACTGCGTCTTTGTTGAAATTGATGAGGCCCAAAATCAGGCGGTTGTCCAATACACCTGGCATACCGATGAGATGCCAGATGTGACAGGTACCTATCGGATATCTGACTTTATTACCGAAGACTTTCGGCGAACGGCGCGGGAGGGGCATCCTGTGGTCATTCACGACACCCAGAATGATGGTCGCATCGACGGCCAGCGCTACGCGGCCTTCAATATCCACACTTCTGTCACGGTGCCGTTTCACCGTCAGGGGGTTTGGAAGTATCTCTTTATGGTGAATGCGGCCCTTGCTCGTTACTGGCACAGCGACGAAGTTCAGCTTATTCAGGAGGTGGCAAACCTCACCTTTCTTCGCCTAGAACGGGCCTATGCCGAACAGGCGCTTCAGGCTTCGGAGGCCAAGTACCGGACTCTATTCAACGAAATGGATGAAGGCTACTGCATTGCCGAAATCCTATTCAATGGCGAGGGCAAACCGATAGATTACCGCATGGTAGAAGCCAACCCCCGGTTCGAGCAGTTGACGGCGCTATCGCTGGAAGTGGCCCTGAGTGGCCGTACCATGCGCGACATTGCCCCAGAGCTGGAGGAATACTGGTATGAGATCTATGGCCATGTGGCCCTTACCGGAGAATCGACCCGCTTTGAGCAGCAGGTGCGCCACTGGGGCCGCTGGTACGATGTCTACGCCTTTCGCATTGGTGCGCCGGAAAACCGCTAG
- a CDS encoding PAS domain-containing protein: protein MAILFNDITERKAGELTLEQQIRQEYLLGDIAQEIRESLELHQVLRTAVNRVRDWLACDRAIIFRFQPTWQGEVVMESVGVGWLAIQSTNITDPCLEDRFIEPFRRGYVSVLNDICQPDLDPCYVEMLQAFQVQASLAVPILRGKTLWGLFIVHQCDTPRQWQAPEIAMLKRLTTQLGIAIHQSELYAQTRSELLARQEMQAVIEASEARFRSLSTAAPIGICQTTAEGLCLYANPRWCELSGLCPEDCLGDGWRQGVHPEDKKALTTAWANYLDDPRQPIPDFRLQTPTGVIHWISMRVAPILSPSGDTIGHVSTAIDITQQTHAQQALLASEQRLQGILDNAPAAVYMLDPDNRHVLVNQSYADLLASTPAALVGQTLHDLWPAEVADALVAQNRAVLASGQRLQFEDTVSLADGLHYYITAKFPLYDGAGNPYALCGISTDITERKRLEAQFYHAQWLENLGTLSSGIAHDLNNVLTPILTMAQILRLTQPGMDAKGQEKLDLIERSARRGASLVKQILAVTRTPNGHPIPIDPVALLWEEIALMQQSFPKTIQIYPDLPPSKSQTPPLGTIRIDPTYLHQIILNLGVNARDAMPQGGLLTLAAALVEVDEAMARRFPEAQPGAYLMITVADTGVGIPPDVQRQMFDPFFTTKAPGQGTGLGLATVRDLVKASQGFIQVLSQVGQGTQFQIYFPCITEPLPEPRPQLSPGTGQPQPSGATVLLVEDEALGRDMLQALLESHHYRLLLAQDGAAALAKYHQHRHRIQLVITDIMMPVLDGLTLIESLRSQDPQVPIIAFSGIPSHANFALAAGANVFLDKPFDAEALLNQVALALDPA, encoded by the coding sequence GTGGCGATTCTGTTTAATGACATTACAGAGCGCAAGGCTGGCGAACTCACCCTAGAGCAGCAGATTCGCCAGGAGTATCTGCTGGGCGACATTGCCCAGGAAATCCGCGAATCCCTGGAACTGCACCAGGTGCTGCGTACGGCGGTAAATCGGGTGAGGGATTGGCTCGCCTGCGACCGGGCCATTATTTTTCGCTTCCAGCCTACCTGGCAGGGGGAGGTGGTGATGGAGTCTGTGGGGGTCGGGTGGTTGGCAATTCAGTCCACCAACATCACCGATCCCTGCCTGGAAGATCGCTTCATTGAGCCCTTTCGCCGGGGGTATGTGTCGGTCTTGAACGACATTTGCCAGCCCGATCTAGATCCTTGCTACGTTGAAATGTTGCAGGCATTCCAGGTGCAGGCCAGCCTCGCCGTACCAATTTTGAGGGGCAAAACCCTGTGGGGCTTGTTCATCGTCCATCAGTGCGATACGCCGCGCCAGTGGCAGGCCCCAGAAATTGCCATGCTGAAGCGCCTCACCACCCAGTTAGGCATCGCCATTCACCAGTCCGAACTCTATGCTCAAACCCGCAGCGAACTGTTGGCGCGGCAGGAGATGCAGGCGGTGATCGAAGCCAGTGAAGCCCGTTTTCGATCCCTCAGTACCGCTGCCCCGATTGGCATTTGCCAAACCACTGCCGAGGGGCTTTGTCTCTATGCCAATCCCCGCTGGTGTGAACTTTCGGGCCTATGCCCAGAGGATTGCCTGGGGGACGGCTGGCGGCAGGGGGTGCATCCTGAGGATAAGAAGGCCCTCACCACCGCCTGGGCCAACTACCTAGATGACCCTCGCCAGCCCATCCCAGACTTTCGCCTGCAAACTCCCACCGGAGTGATTCACTGGATTTCGATGCGCGTGGCCCCAATTTTATCCCCCAGCGGCGACACCATCGGCCATGTCAGCACCGCCATCGACATCACCCAGCAAACCCACGCCCAACAAGCTTTGTTGGCCAGCGAACAGCGGCTTCAGGGGATTTTAGACAACGCCCCCGCCGCTGTCTATATGCTAGACCCCGACAACCGCCACGTTTTGGTCAACCAGAGTTATGCCGACCTGCTGGCCTCCACACCAGCGGCCCTGGTGGGCCAGACCCTGCACGATCTGTGGCCCGCTGAGGTGGCCGATGCTTTGGTGGCCCAAAACCGCGCGGTGCTAGCGTCGGGCCAACGGCTGCAATTTGAGGACACGGTGTCCCTCGCCGACGGTCTCCACTACTACATCACCGCCAAATTTCCCCTCTACGATGGTGCAGGCAATCCCTACGCCCTCTGCGGCATCTCCACCGATATCACTGAACGCAAGCGGCTGGAGGCCCAGTTTTACCATGCCCAATGGCTAGAGAACCTGGGCACCCTATCCAGCGGCATCGCCCATGACCTGAACAACGTCCTGACTCCCATTCTGACCATGGCCCAAATCCTCCGGCTTACCCAGCCTGGAATGGATGCCAAGGGTCAAGAAAAACTGGATTTAATCGAGCGCAGCGCCAGGCGGGGGGCCAGCCTGGTGAAGCAGATTTTGGCCGTCACCCGTACCCCCAACGGCCACCCTATCCCCATCGACCCGGTGGCGCTGCTGTGGGAGGAAATTGCCCTGATGCAGCAGAGCTTTCCCAAAACCATCCAGATTTACCCAGATCTACCGCCCTCGAAGTCCCAAACTCCACCCCTCGGCACCATTAGGATAGACCCCACCTACCTGCATCAAATTATCCTCAACCTGGGGGTCAATGCTCGCGACGCCATGCCCCAGGGCGGTCTGCTCACCCTGGCAGCGGCCCTGGTTGAGGTGGATGAGGCCATGGCCCGCCGCTTTCCCGAAGCCCAGCCGGGAGCCTACCTGATGATTACCGTGGCTGATACGGGGGTTGGCATTCCCCCCGATGTGCAGCGGCAGATGTTTGATCCATTTTTTACGACCAAGGCCCCAGGCCAAGGCACCGGGCTGGGCTTGGCCACGGTGCGCGACCTGGTGAAGGCCAGCCAGGGCTTTATTCAGGTTTTGAGTCAGGTGGGCCAGGGCACCCAGTTCCAGATCTATTTCCCCTGCATCACCGAGCCGCTGCCGGAGCCTCGACCTCAGTTGAGCCCGGGAACGGGGCAACCCCAGCCGAGCGGGGCCACGGTACTGCTGGTGGAGGACGAAGCCCTGGGGCGCGATATGCTGCAAGCCCTCCTAGAAAGCCACCACTATCGCCTACTGCTCGCCCAGGATGGAGCAGCGGCTCTGGCCAAATACCACCAGCACCGCCACAGAATTCAGTTGGTGATCACCGATATTATGATGCCCGTCCTAGACGGTCTCACCTTAATTGAAAGCCTGCGAAGCCAAGACCCCCAGGTGCCTATCATCGCCTTCAGCGGTATTCCCAGCCACGCCAACTTTGCCCTCGCCGCCGGGGCCAATGTCTTCCTCGACAAGCCCTTTGATGCCGAAGCCCTGCTAAACCAGGTGGCCCTGGCCCTGGATCCAGCCTAA
- a CDS encoding FAD-dependent oxidoreductase, producing the protein MLERRRYRSLPLKRRRTQRRMTRLSGLVMGTVLGSSVLLAAFRTVSGPWRGPVVMAQRPVGQVVNRAEVAQGIRQIQTANGRPVLNPLPIAEEVWTCEVVVIGGTLGGVAAAAHAMKTGATTCVMELTPWLGGQISSQGVSAIDESRAMRWRRNFSPSWEAFKALIRRQPVHLPTWTGLGSPQSVASVNSCWVGELCFSPRAGATAAEMWMRQAVQSAPDSRWATSTAFKGAAFDPTGRIVTAVYGVRRIPLDPNYVPTGRLSRELEEWYSWSDSDIYNKIPVRLQPPPGGRMVVIDATDTGELVGWANLPHRVGSDAQSFTGEVNAAPRENPDCTQAYTYPFVLATLDDGNASLKELQKIEPAFTREEHWKVFDLEGFPFFNSSSVFNYRRIVSHSTDSGNVNVTRPGEMTLMNWNKGNDWHFMDPPLVLTEEDLRLTGQKQDWLGGLSVESLNYGEIHALMFAEWLIDREATDKLPLTLLTGKDAPLGTQSGLSMVPYIREGRRILGRPAYGQDSFMAVEADLREDMTGGRDFSATAVALAHYDIDIHGCRYRDGRPTYEAASASIKEFVVRPLQIPLEAIVPQGVDNVLIGGKSMAVSHIVNGVTRVHYGEWSVGGAAGATAGWLLREGKPADLTPAQIVVTGQMPALQAFLVSQGLRFTW; encoded by the coding sequence ATGCTGGAACGTCGTCGGTATCGTTCTCTTCCCCTCAAGCGCAGACGTACCCAGCGCCGCATGACCCGATTATCGGGGCTGGTGATGGGGACGGTATTGGGCAGTAGTGTGCTGCTGGCGGCCTTTCGCACGGTGAGCGGCCCCTGGCGGGGGCCAGTGGTGATGGCCCAGCGTCCGGTGGGGCAGGTGGTGAATCGGGCGGAGGTGGCTCAGGGGATTCGCCAAATTCAGACCGCCAACGGGCGTCCGGTGCTGAACCCACTGCCCATCGCCGAGGAAGTGTGGACCTGCGAAGTGGTGGTGATTGGCGGCACCCTAGGCGGGGTTGCCGCCGCCGCCCACGCCATGAAAACCGGGGCCACCACCTGCGTCATGGAACTCACCCCCTGGCTGGGCGGGCAGATTAGCTCCCAGGGCGTTTCCGCCATTGATGAATCGCGGGCAATGCGCTGGCGGCGGAATTTTTCCCCCAGTTGGGAGGCATTCAAGGCACTGATTCGGCGGCAACCTGTACATTTACCCACCTGGACGGGATTGGGTAGTCCGCAGTCGGTGGCGTCGGTGAATAGCTGCTGGGTGGGGGAACTGTGCTTCTCGCCTAGGGCCGGGGCCACGGCGGCAGAAATGTGGATGCGCCAAGCGGTGCAGAGTGCCCCAGACAGTCGCTGGGCCACCTCGACGGCCTTTAAAGGAGCGGCCTTTGACCCCACGGGCCGTATCGTCACAGCGGTCTACGGCGTGCGACGGATTCCCCTCGACCCCAACTATGTGCCCACGGGGCGGCTCTCCCGCGAACTGGAGGAATGGTATAGCTGGTCAGACAGCGATATTTACAACAAAATTCCTGTGCGATTGCAGCCGCCCCCCGGTGGCCGCATGGTGGTGATTGACGCCACCGACACCGGAGAACTGGTGGGCTGGGCCAACCTGCCCCATCGGGTCGGCTCCGATGCCCAATCCTTCACCGGGGAGGTGAACGCCGCCCCCCGCGAAAACCCCGACTGCACCCAGGCTTACACCTATCCCTTTGTGCTGGCCACCCTAGACGACGGCAACGCCAGCCTCAAGGAACTGCAAAAGATCGAGCCCGCCTTCACCCGCGAAGAACACTGGAAGGTGTTTGACCTAGAGGGGTTCCCCTTCTTCAATAGCAGCAGCGTGTTTAACTACCGCCGCATCGTCAGCCACAGCACCGACAGCGGCAACGTCAACGTCACCCGACCAGGGGAAATGACGCTGATGAACTGGAACAAGGGCAACGATTGGCACTTTATGGATCCCCCCCTAGTGCTGACCGAAGAGGATCTTCGCCTCACCGGACAAAAGCAAGACTGGCTGGGCGGACTGTCGGTGGAATCCTTGAATTATGGCGAAATTCACGCCCTGATGTTCGCAGAATGGCTGATTGACCGGGAAGCCACCGACAAACTCCCCCTCACCCTGCTGACGGGCAAAGATGCGCCCCTCGGCACCCAGTCTGGCCTCAGTATGGTGCCCTACATCCGCGAAGGTCGCCGCATTTTGGGCCGTCCTGCCTACGGCCAAGACAGCTTCATGGCCGTGGAAGCCGACCTGCGCGAAGACATGACCGGAGGCCGAGACTTCAGCGCTACCGCCGTTGCCCTCGCCCACTACGACATCGACATCCACGGCTGTCGCTACCGCGACGGACGTCCCACCTACGAAGCCGCCTCGGCTAGCATCAAGGAATTTGTGGTGCGGCCCTTGCAAATTCCCCTAGAGGCCATCGTGCCCCAGGGCGTCGATAACGTGCTGATTGGCGGCAAAAGCATGGCCGTCAGCCACATCGTCAACGGCGTTACTCGCGTTCATTATGGTGAATGGAGCGTGGGCGGAGCGGCTGGGGCCACCGCTGGCTGGCTACTGCGAGAAGGCAAACCCGCTGACCTCACCCCTGCCCAGATTGTCGTCACAGGCCAAATGCCTGCCCTGCAAGCCTTTCTCGTCTCCCAAGGGCTGCGCTTCACCTGGTAA